The window ATCATAAcccttttattaatattttacataaaaatattaaataactaatataaaataattacaaaaaaacaaaataatatttttaaattagtaAAACTGAAAAATCGAACTTTTTATTTTGGTTGAAAATGAGTCTCCACACCATTTAGGTATGGAGAAATGAGGGTGGTTGGAGGGACATCTCCAGAGCTCAATTGGATTAAATTTTAACCATTTATTGCATCGAAAGGTTGAGATGTTGAGAGGACTTACACAACTTCACAGTTTTTGAAGGCTTACCCAGGGATATGTCGACAACGAAGATGATGGACGAACGTGTCTACAATGTAGAGGATGCACATTTATTACATATCTCTCATTACAAATTCATTGATATAAAATACTATAATCCTATAACAAAACAATATACATTCACCCAAATTAccaataaaaacaaaacattTACTTACACGAAAATGAGCATGAAATTTCATTAGCGAGTCATAAAGATGAAGGACCTTCTAGCCGAATATAGTCGTACATAAGACCCTGGAAAGGGCTAGTGCATCTTGGTTGTGTCAGAAAGATGGTGTTGTCCCCTTCAACTAATCGGGCACCTGGTATATTCACATGGTACAACCAGTAGAGCCCATGAATTCCATGTCTTGCAATTGTGTTGTCCCTCCCTATCAGTCCACTTGTAAATAAAGGGCGTGCCGTATTTGGATCATTAACCCGAACCTACCAAGCAAAGCTTTTAAATACCAAGGCACAAGAAAGAGTacattaaattaatatgcaGTTGCATTAAGTGTCAAAACCTGAAGTTCTGCTAGAGTTGCAGCTGCAAGTGCCACTCGCAATTTGTAGGCATTCCTGTGatcaattttttcaattttgaatttaatTTGCCATGTCGTGCCTACATGTGAGCCATCATCTTTCCTCCTGTTGAAAATAATAATCTGTAGGCTGAGATAAAATTGTGATGACTTTTTAACCAATGGACTTGAAAACACCAGTTGAGTTGAAGAATATGAACAAGaatgataaagaaaaaagataCCATCATATACTTAATTGGTACCGCTTCACTCTGTGGAAGTTGGAGATCTAGGGTTTGAAACCCAAGCCTTTCAATTCAAAATTATTGCAAcaaaggaaatatatatatatatatatatatatatatatatatattatgcaGTTTGGTTAGGGAGGCATCATGATTGTTGTTTAAGCAAGTTCAGCAGATATGATATTGGTGACCTACAATTCTCCAGATTTTACTGTTAGTGCAATATTCTAATGATTACTTGCATGCTCATCATGATTCAAGAATAAAgctaaacatataaaaaaaacgcAATACATGTAGTTATCTACTCAATTAATCTCAATATGGATTTAGAATACGAAAAAGATCCCATCCGTAAAATCTTATGTTCAAAAAACTGCACCTCACAACATGAGCAAAGAACCAATCTCTTCTGTAGTCACTGAGACCAACTGTGTAAACCAAATCCGTGTCTGGATATAGATCTGCATATCTTTCCCACAACCCATACTGTCTAAACCTGCCAGTAGAAAGGACATAACAGAAGCATTAGCCTGGAGGACTGCACAGAGCCACAAATAAAAGCCGTACACGTTTACCAGCCCAATTATCAACCTTAATGAATGTTGAGAATAATTATTTTGATATCATGTATTCTTTCTCAATCGATCCAAAAGAACAAAGTCAAAATAATATACAGAAACCCttcaaaattacattaaattctaagGACAACCAACCTATCTGGATGATCGACAAATAATTTATTGGCATGCACTGTATTTGGATCGGGAACATAAAACTCTGCAGCAGATCTATCAGGGAAGCCTATCTCCCACAATGTGGGTCCATCTCTAGGAGGTTTATAAGCAAGATCACCCAAGTCAATATTACAACCTGCATATCATATATTATATGAACTCTATAAAACATGGGACACTTCAAAAGGGCAAGAAAAGTGGGGAAACTCAGTCTAGCTGATGAAAAAAACCTGCAACTATCGCAATGGCAGCTTCACATTTATAATCTCCAATAAATCCAGGGACCCATGCATAAAGATTATAGTTTCCAGTGCGAACATTTGCAATAAAGAAATTGCCATTCTCATCAGCTGTGGTCCAGAATTGGTAATCCTAATGAGAAGCAACAAGCAAGAAGATTATGAAGCTAAGTTGTGTTTGGACATCACCCCAAGAAAAGGCTCCAATGTGAACGTAGATAATCATTTATTTGTTTAGCAAATGTCCAAGGAACATGCAGTGGGTATGATCTAAGTCTCCTAGAGCTTTCATATGTTGGAACTACTAGATGTCCCATATAATTAGAAGCACAAATACATTACATAAATTCCAATCCATACTTTCTATATTGATTAAAGCAGGAGAAAGTGATGCCATGTAAAAGATCCAATGCTACTTGTAGAGTAGGTATTATATAGATATTATGAGGATTTTCCTCCATAATTGGAAAAATAAAGTGGGAAAAGGAAAAAAGTGAATAAAACTACGTATCCTGTTTATTTCCTCATCTCAGTAGGTATACTAATGATAGATTGATTGTCCTAAACACACAATAAATAAGATAAGGGTTTCACCTTGCATTCTCTCTGCCACGATCCAACATCACCTGGTGGGGCCAATCCAACATATGCACCACCAGCTACAATATAGTCCTCACTCATATACCTAAGCATCAAATAGAAAAATTTGATGTTTAATTGTTTGTGGCATAATAACAACTGAAGATGAAAAAGAATCATTAATCATTTCTATTTAATCTACCGTTTACTGGTCTTCACACTTAACTCTAGCTCAAACGTGCAAGATGTCTATACCACAAAGTTTGACAAAAATCCATTTGAAAGTCACTTACTATAACCCGTTCTCCCTTGTGTCATGGGTAATCTCTTCTGCAGAAATGTCCTCACTTTTGTCCAGTTTGAGGAACCAGTTATGTTCAAAGCAACCAAATCGTTCATAGGTAGGCATATTAAGTAAATTCAGTCAAATAAAAGACTATTTCAACAGCAATCCATAAATTCTCTAGATCATTAATATGAAGTACTGAAAAATCTCTGATATTCTTACAATTAAAAATCCAAAGAGATTCTGGATTTCCAAATTTCTAAACAAAATTCATGGAACTTCAAGCTGGACATtcaaatgtattaaaatttaaCCTATACCAAGCCTGTGACCACATCCATCTTGAAACTGTTGTAGGGTACTCattaatgtgataaaaaaaattaacgaaTATTACCACATCAACATAAATAATAaaggcttaatgcatatttacaccctCAAACTTGGCACGTTTTGCCTAttggcaccctgaacttttaaaataacctatcacacacttatagttggctttaaaaacctatcgcaCACTTATAGTTGATTTTAAAAACCTAttgcacacctatagttggctcattcggacctcctGCACACAAAATTGTTGATCAGTCATCTTTGATAGATGAGGCGGCATACAGAACGAACTCACgcgcttttctttttttatagcaCGTAAACGCCACCTTATCTGTCAAAGATGACAGATCGATGATTTTGTGGGTAGAtggtccgaatgagccaactataggtgtgtgataggtctttaaagccaactataggtgtgtgataggtttttaaaaccaactataggtgtgtgataggttattttaaaagttcagggtgccaaTAGGTAAAAGTTGTCAAGTTTAAGGGTGTAATATGCATTATCCATAATAACTCAGGAAGTGTACAAGCTTTTTATCTTGTATGCTTGGGCCACGGCCCTTTTCTATTGAAAGTAGTTCCATTACATTGGATTCATGAACACCTACCTGTCATGGACTAGTAGTTTTCCAAAAACATTGCCTCTTTCTTCTGACTTTTGGAAATCCCCAGATGCTGGGAAACTGTATGGCCAGCTTTGCACTTCAGCTATCATCTGCCAATCAACTTAAGTCAGTGATTGTTCATGGGTTTTACTAACTTCTAAGAGCATGAAACTGCACGTCCTTATGTGTTAAGCATAAACCTTTATTTTTGCATCTTCCCATAGGACAAGAGGGTCATCTCTGGGTGATGCTGAATTGAAATAGATAAAAACTGGGCCAAAAACTTTCTTCCAATGCTCGCCAGGGCTAATGCTTAGAGTCAGATCCTTTCCAGCATAATGAGAACTATGAAAGATCTATTCAAATTTGATGTGAAAATTCTTATGGTCAGACACTTGAAGTCAATTATATGAAAGTTGGTTTGAGGACTTATACCATGAATGACTCTAGCACGACCAATATCTATAAGGGCTACATTCAAGATCAATTACTTACAGCAAGAGTGGTGGGGCCAACATGCGAGGTAAGGTTCTGTTTGAGGGGCCCACCAGTTCGAAACTCATTGCTTGGTGTAATTTGCCAAAACCCCACAGCCGGGTTAAAGCTTATCCACCCATGGACCTTATTATCTTTGTTCTCGCAAGAATATTGGTACTTGTCGTCCACCTGCATAAAATTACCATATCAAAATATATAGGTTTCTTCATTTGTATATAATGAAAATAAATGAAGGCAATGCCTCTAAACTCATTCCATAAATGTTTGGTGACTGTAACagttcagaagaagaagaagaaaaaaattccGCAGCCACCTCTCCTTTAAGCTCTGGGTGCTTGGGATTAACAAGCAGCACAGCTTCTTGATAACCCAGGGTTTGACATCTTCCTGGCATTCGGTCTTCTGGTAGGGGCATTAGTCTTTTCCTATTATCTGCTATGGCCATGTACTGAAATCTGTCCAATCAAACAAATAAACTATAATTCAGAAGTATTAAGATATAAGTAGACTAGTAAAGAAGTAACAGCTAAAAACCGGCATTATTTAGCCTGTCTTTGTTTCTTTCCATGTTCAATATTGATTGACTTAAACCCTACCAAGATTTTCGAATATAAATTTTTACGTTGCATCTAACATtagacatacatacatgctaTTCAATGTACTTATCTTTGCAACTTTTAGATTCAACTCATAGGTTAGCCTTGCCAAGATCATAACTTCACTCAAGGGGTGGATAGAAGTGGGAATTCTTATCCCATATTGACTGCATTACTAAGGCACCAGAATTTTCCATTTCATTTCTTGGAAACATAAATGATAATACAGAGGCTTCAATGCACCCAGTTGACAAGGGATTAAATCTATTAGCTATACTGATTAAAATCCATGAACAATATCAACAACTCATTAACCCCTTAAAGTCAAGCAAGGTTATGCTATTGTGAACCTGGAGCCAAATGGCATCGACCCTCACATGACAATATGGGATGGCAAGTTCTATCCTCTCAGTAGATGAatcaatttacaaaaaaaaaaaaaaaaaaaaccatttatGATCCTTGATTTGCAAGACAACCGGACCATAAACTTTATGCAAACTGAGACATTTTGGTTGGTTTGAATCATTTGAATTTTACTGAAGATCAAAACTAATGAAACCCAACTGTTTGTTAATCCTAATAAACAGTACATCATGGTGAGCTCTAGATGACagattaaataaattaatcccAGGACTAGAATAGATAAACAATGTATTCAGTTCCCAGCCAATGATTGTATATAGCTCAAGGGCTACTTCTTTAACCATGAAATTTCTTGAACATCCCAACAGAAAATACAAGAAATTATGAGTTTACATACTTGTCCTTCCGAAGTTTGAAAGTGATCCTGGTTTCACCAAGTTCAAAACCCGGCCACTCCTGCAAGTGCTCATAGATAGCATAAGAATAGAGCCCTGATGAACCACGAAGCAATATGAACCTAGAGGAAAATGGAACTGATCTTTAATCTTGTAGCTGAAAATCTCATTATAATCAGCAAAGAATCTACATAGGTATCCACATTTAGTTTGAGCAAGAACCTTTTATCTATGTTTAGGGGAATATACTTGCCCTCCAGGGAGGGATTCCACATCCTTGTAAATGAGAGCTCGACTTGTTCCTCATTTTCCACAATTACTCTGAAGTTTGTTCCGCTAATACTGCATAGAAACCAGTTTTTCTTTCACACATCAGCACAAATATTCTCTCCTTTTCAGTCAATCGCATAACCGTAGTTTAGCTTACTACTATATTTTACACTTGGTGAAAAGTCATCTAAAATTTAATAGAGATCCCATACTAGCTTCTGCTATTCaagaatttaaaaaataaatacaacaTATAAGAATTCATTATTGTAGATGAAATCACCTGTACTTGGAATGATTCAGTTAGGAGGTATTTTGAATATTATTTCAACTTCTTCAGAAAATCTCTTAAGGGGAAAAATCAGAATATCTAGTTGATTAAGTAATGAACTTCTGTTGACAGATTAATTGTttggaagaaaagaaaaaactctGGTGAAATTTTGGCTCAACCATATTAAATTGCAGTCAATTTTGCGAGTCATGTAGGAAAGAAATAAGTGTGAAGAGCATACACATCAAATATTCCCTTGCCCCCAGGTGGATTCCAAAAAAGATCCCAATACCTGCACATTTAATAATATTCAATTAATGATGTGATGCTAATTGCTTATGTAGCAGTtcagaaaaattgaaaaacatatgcAGACCACTGCCAGTTAGATTCAGATTTAAATTAGTTATTCAGAATACATCTAATCCAATGCCTGCATATTGAATAGTAACATCCTAAATATAATATTCAATTAACTTTCTTGGGTCCAAAAGATGCAATGGTCCACGTCGATTCTTTTTACATCATATTTTTAGATACAAGTAAATAGATTATAGGAAGGTGCTGGCTAGACTAGTAATGGCACTTGTTGCCACAAGAAAGAGCTCAACTAAAGCTTTTATCTCTCTCCCATCAAGGGCCTGCAGATGAACTGACCTATCCCCTGCTATGTAGCCCAAACAATCTGACCAGAAATTTAAtaagaatttatttaaataaaagcaGCTGTAACATCATATACCCTCTGTTTGTTTCACGATTAAGAACTTCAAGCAAATTATCAATGCCATTATATCGTATGCCAGTAACAATTCCCTCAGGTTTTGATAAAGTGACTTGAATTATGCCATTATCCATCACCACCTGTAGGAAACACAGAAGCAAATGAACACCACAAGCAACAGAACTTTAACAACAGGAGCTATTATTCTTTAAGTTAATCGagataaaattatcaaaattccAAAGTAAAGTTCCTTGAAATAATACTATGATAACAAATAGTTTGAATACAATTTAATTACATGGCGATCTTGAATATGCAATCTAACTCCATGAAAAGCCATAGTCTGATAATTTTTATCTGTCAGAGCCTGTTTACCGTGATCAAAATGCCTATCTGGGTTTTGTACATCTGCAAGATAAACAGAGTTGGGTCAGTATAAGAAAAGAATGCAGGTTGATGAAAAATTCATCCCCAAATGAGGTAAAATTGCGTAAAAGAATCCCTTTTCAGGATTAGATTGCATAATTAAATACAGATAACATATACATGAGAAAAAGCTATGTacccaaaaagagaaagaaagaacagaaacACGTAATTAAACAATGAAAAAGAGAACTGTGCAAGATTGACAATGCACCTTTTAAATGTCCAAAACAAAGGAGCTAATTATTCATAAGATTTTGCATTCCAGATGATCAAAAAGCAAACCTAATTAACAACTGAATAGATCATTTGGATGTGTAATATCCAAAACGTGTACTTTCTAAAATTGAATATAGCAAATTCACTCGCAATTAATTCTGATAATTCCATCCCATTGTGATCAATTATGCACCTCACTAGTTCACTGTTAGTGAAGCTGATTACCACAGTAAATGTTAATATACAGCAAAAACCAACCACTGAATCGTACGCCAGATTTCACTTTCTAAAATTTGATGAATCTGACACTTTACATATCACCTAAAAGTATAATTGAATGGAATCAAGGATCGCTCCGCTCTATGATAGATAGATAGAAGGGAAACAAGAGCGTGAGGAAAATTTAAATTCCTCGAGCacatttatgaacaaaaaaATGTTAGGTTATTACGATAAACCTGATGAAGGAAACAACCAATAGTTTCTTTACCAAGAGGTAATTGAAAAAATCAGGGAGAAATTCTCATGCCGTTTTTAGTTGGGAGTTAATTTCTTGTAACGACAATAGTAAGGAAGAAGAATGGTCAGAAATTTGCGTACCACTAGAACCAGCGCAGTTACAGAGAGAACCGAAGATGCTTGAGAGCCTTTTTCTCATCCGAAAGAAGCCCTCTAGAAATAAAATTTGAGGGCATGAAGATGTGCTATCCGGAAATCGGTGGTGGAAGTCAGGAAGTGATAATCGGAAACTGGCGGCAAAGGTTGAACTGTTCAAATATAACAGTTCATATTAACTTATTGGTACTATTATCCAAACTCTAACTTAGCAATAATTAtcgattaaaattatttttaataattatcgattttaaaataattttaataataatattagatGTTAATaagtttataataataataataaataaatatattattaaaaataaaattaaattgaatatcaaataaaaatttgattCGATAAAAAGTCtatgaaattgaataaaaatggatctaattttaactaaaaatataaattacatacaaataCAAATTTACATACAATTCAaaacctatgaaattaaatacaaatacaaatttttatatgaatacaaatttttatttaaatacaaaTATAAATTTTCATTCAATCACATCTAGTGGAAAATGAAGTGGGAGTAGagaatgaaaatgatgaaaatgAAGTTAACGAAAATgagtaaaaacaattaaaatgtAGTTGGAGTAGTTAATTTTTTGTAACGTAAACATAATATCGTAAaatttataaacaatttataccaaataattataattataataaataatgatatatatatatataattataataaaaaatgataaattaatatataataaattataaattatttataaataattataattataataaataatgataaattactaaatactgaactgaattctaaactgaactgattgctactgaactgaactgattgttattgaaattaacaaaaaaaaaagaacagagtCTAACAGTTTATATTAATTTAGACTAAATTCTGAGACGGAATTCGTGTTTTGCTAATACCATCTCATTCATaagtatttaattaaattaatttgtgcATTGCTAATTGGGTGATTTTCAAATTGGTGACCTTCTGATCTATAAGAAGGTTGAAGTTGGTTGAGAGGGTCGTTTTTTCTACTGAGACCTTCTGGAAGTTGGACAAAGAAGTTAGTGGGCAAGTTAGTGGGTAGGCAGTTGAGATCATGGGAAGACAGTTGAATATTATGGGCAATGAGGTTACGAAAGAAAGCCTATAAAAGCTAATCTCCTCATTTGTAAACGCAACCAACAAAAATCCAAAACCAAGCCAAAACTCTACATAATTTTACTTTCAATTCCAAATTTCTACCgtttttctttatttcaataCATTTCCATGTAATTTTTTGTTTACTCAAGCAATTAAATTCCCGTTCTTGCACTTTTACATTTCGGAATTCTGACAATTTCGCAGCTTCCTTGCAATTTATCCATTTTTCTTTGATTTAGCTCTTGATAATTCAGGCTTTAAGGAATTATTCGGTCCCTTTTATTCCTAACA of the Euphorbia lathyris chromosome 7, ddEupLath1.1, whole genome shotgun sequence genome contains:
- the LOC136235466 gene encoding probable rhamnogalacturonate lyase B, whose product is MRKRLSSIFGSLCNCAGSSDVQNPDRHFDHGKQALTDKNYQTMAFHGVRLHIQDRHVVMDNGIIQVTLSKPEGIVTGIRYNGIDNLLEVLNRETNRGYWDLFWNPPGGKGIFDVISGTNFRVIVENEEQVELSFTRMWNPSLEGKYIPLNIDKRFILLRGSSGLYSYAIYEHLQEWPGFELGETRITFKLRKDKFQYMAIADNRKRLMPLPEDRMPGRCQTLGYQEAVLLVNPKHPELKGEVDDKYQYSCENKDNKVHGWISFNPAVGFWQITPSNEFRTGGPLKQNLTSHVGPTTLAIFHSSHYAGKDLTLSISPGEHWKKVFGPVFIYFNSASPRDDPLVLWEDAKIKMIAEVQSWPYSFPASGDFQKSEERGNVFGKLLVHDRYMSEDYIVAGGAYVGLAPPGDVGSWQRECKDYQFWTTADENGNFFIANVRTGNYNLYAWVPGFIGDYKCEAAIAIVAGCNIDLGDLAYKPPRDGPTLWEIGFPDRSAAEFYVPDPNTVHANKLFVDHPDRFRQYGLWERYADLYPDTDLVYTVGLSDYRRDWFFAHVVRRKDDGSHVGTTWQIKFKIEKIDHRNAYKLRVALAAATLAELQVRVNDPNTARPLFTSGLIGRDNTIARHGIHGLYWLYHVNIPGARLVEGDNTIFLTQPRCTSPFQGLMYDYIRLEGPSSL